The sequence CCACCGTGGGGACTCAGATTGCATATGAACCAGGATGATTTTAAAGCCCAGCTTAAAGTACAGCGCCACGGCTGCTTTCTGCGTAGAAGAGGTGGAAAGCTCGATCTTTGAGAAGCCACGTTCCTTACAGAAGGCTTCTGCGGTTTTAGCCAACCGTAGACCGAGACCAGCTCGGCGACACCTGGATGAAACAATCATTCGGTAAACCTCGCCATACTTTTTCCCATCGCTTCCCGGGTCATTTTTACCTTCCACAGCCACCATTCCTAAAATCTGAGGCCGGCCGTTCACATCAGCTTCGGCAACCCAGAAGCAGTTGTCTGGATTGCTGAGGTAGTAACCCGGAATATCTTGCATATCCGTGTTGAGTCTAGCTCGGACGTAGCCAGAGTAGAACTCAAAGCAGCAGAA is a genomic window of Pseudorasbora parva isolate DD20220531a chromosome 12, ASM2467924v1, whole genome shotgun sequence containing:
- the nat8l2 gene encoding N-acetyltransferase 8-like 2 isoform X1, which gives rise to MMHIAIRRYHPSDREPVERVFRDGIQEHINPAFLYAMTRPLHITVTLLMYMGVYVKCGQSAVLALVSGGAWVGLVYFCCFEFYSGYVRARLNTDMQDIPGYYLSNPDNCFWVAEADVNGRPQILGMVAVEGKNDPGSDGKKYGEVYRMIVSSRCRRAGLGLRLAKTAEAFCKERGFSKIELSTSSTQKAAVALYFKLGFKIILVHMQSESPRWIIWMTRVTILTMEKNI
- the nat8l2 gene encoding N-acetyltransferase 8-like 2 isoform X2 yields the protein MHIAIRRYHPSDREPVERVFRDGIQEHINPAFLYAMTRPLHITVTLLMYMGVYVKCGQSAVLALVSGGAWVGLVYFCCFEFYSGYVRARLNTDMQDIPGYYLSNPDNCFWVAEADVNGRPQILGMVAVEGKNDPGSDGKKYGEVYRMIVSSRCRRAGLGLRLAKTAEAFCKERGFSKIELSTSSTQKAAVALYFKLGFKIILVHMQSESPRWIIWMTRVTILTMEKNI